The proteins below are encoded in one region of Vicinamibacteria bacterium:
- a CDS encoding DUF3612 domain-containing protein, giving the protein MAAGLLRKTHFLGTKIRSQRRRTGLTLEDLSVRCIQLDPAAAPSVSYLSMIETGQRVPSEKVLRLLAEVFQRDLGWFLDENLEAEAAPRRASAHGIEGMALEPRFLFSKDLLQSAIPELLSQTGTSGRQFAHLLIRTHQERHQNQFPDLERAAEDVGRKRFPLELDDLFELCRQHDLEIRWFERKPFAVTDDAGRQLKTLVRSFFDAPRTVYINRLLEGQPARVKYELASYLGHTILHGGDGPKMRHATGESLVEWPVFDAERTQWMESQDILFAWRDFECGFFAGALLCPKQPFRRFLLRHGYDALAGAEIGLNPAVVMRRMTSVSPYRDWHYFDAYPPGYLRAVYRGNGISLPWGNMRLVTDPCPNWAVFQMLSRASAKPLAQISALIDRDRVRLYCCLCLRARDAAGNPHVLSVGLDLTPALESRGVDASDVAQTVAEACRRQGGSAPIPQDAAGELSAVSRILNVRWIDDAMYRPASMICPRSTACPRPKPCRHRPQRRPLQWSDDIRNEILRQAQ; this is encoded by the coding sequence GCTCGATCCGGCCGCCGCGCCGTCGGTCTCCTACCTGAGCATGATCGAGACGGGTCAGCGCGTTCCGTCCGAGAAGGTCCTGCGTTTGCTGGCGGAAGTCTTTCAGCGCGATCTCGGGTGGTTCCTGGATGAGAACCTCGAGGCCGAAGCCGCGCCTCGGAGGGCATCGGCTCACGGGATCGAAGGGATGGCGCTGGAGCCCAGGTTTCTGTTCTCCAAGGATTTGCTGCAGAGCGCCATTCCGGAGCTTTTGTCTCAGACGGGTACGAGCGGCCGGCAGTTCGCCCATCTCTTGATTCGAACCCATCAGGAGCGGCATCAAAACCAGTTTCCCGATCTCGAGCGCGCCGCCGAAGACGTGGGAAGAAAACGCTTCCCCCTGGAGCTCGACGATCTCTTCGAGCTCTGCCGTCAGCACGATCTGGAGATTCGCTGGTTCGAGCGCAAACCCTTTGCCGTGACCGACGATGCCGGACGCCAGCTGAAGACTCTCGTACGCTCCTTTTTCGACGCTCCGCGCACCGTCTACATCAATCGACTCCTGGAGGGGCAACCGGCTCGGGTAAAGTACGAGCTCGCGAGCTATCTCGGTCACACGATTCTCCACGGTGGAGACGGTCCGAAGATGAGACATGCCACCGGAGAGAGTCTTGTCGAGTGGCCGGTGTTCGATGCAGAGCGGACGCAATGGATGGAGTCCCAGGATATCCTCTTCGCGTGGCGCGACTTCGAGTGCGGCTTTTTCGCCGGCGCGCTCCTTTGCCCGAAGCAGCCGTTTCGCCGTTTTCTCCTGCGCCACGGATACGACGCGCTGGCGGGAGCGGAGATTGGGCTCAACCCCGCGGTCGTCATGCGCCGGATGACGAGCGTCTCACCCTATCGGGACTGGCATTACTTCGATGCCTATCCGCCGGGCTATCTGCGAGCGGTCTATCGTGGCAACGGAATCTCGTTACCCTGGGGCAACATGCGTCTCGTCACCGATCCGTGCCCCAACTGGGCGGTGTTCCAGATGCTGTCGCGGGCCTCGGCGAAGCCCCTGGCGCAGATCTCGGCATTGATCGATCGCGACCGGGTCCGCCTCTATTGCTGCCTTTGTTTGAGAGCGCGGGACGCCGCCGGCAATCCCCACGTGCTGTCCGTCGGTCTGGACCTCACCCCCGCGCTCGAATCTCGCGGGGTCGACGCGAGCGACGTGGCTCAGACGGTGGCGGAGGCCTGCCGGCGGCAGGGCGGCTCCGCTCCCATTCCCCAGGACGCGGCCGGCGAGCTTTCTGCCGTGTCGAGAATCCTCAACGTCCGATGGATTGACGACGCGATGTACCGACCCGCCAGCATGATCTGTCCTCGCAGCACCGCATGCCCCAGACCCAAACCCTGCAGGCACCGTCCACAGAGACGTCCATTACAATGGTCCGACGACATCCGGAACGAGATTCTCAGACAGGCCCAATGA
- a CDS encoding VOC family protein has translation MKLVALVLCFVSTAVEAQLLSAKGSAVAMGHHHLYVSDVAASKHFWTLLGAEPVAFPNREVMKLPDLVIFFTPEKPAGGTTGTTVNHIGV, from the coding sequence ATGAAGCTCGTTGCTCTCGTTCTTTGTTTCGTTTCCACGGCCGTTGAGGCACAGCTCCTGTCCGCCAAGGGCTCCGCCGTCGCCATGGGGCACCATCACCTCTATGTAAGCGACGTCGCGGCGTCGAAGCACTTCTGGACGCTTCTCGGCGCCGAGCCCGTTGCCTTTCCCAACCGAGAGGTGATGAAGCTTCCCGACCTCGTCATCTTCTTCACGCCGGAAAAGCCCGCCGGTGGCACCACGGGCACGACGGTGAACCACATCGGCGTCCA